The Pedobacter frigiditerrae genomic sequence AAATTTGGGCAAAAGCCCTATTAAAACGCGGCGATAAAGTTGCCGCAACAGCTAGAAATATAGCTCACTTAAATGACCTCGTTGAAGAGTTTGGAGATGCCGTTTTTCCTATTCAACTAGATGTTAATGATAGATCAGCTTGTTTCGCAGCAGTAAATCAAGCAAAAGCACATTTTGGTCATATCGATGGATTAATTAATAATGCAGGTTTTGGTTTATTTGGTGCCATAGAAGAAACAACAGAGGAACAAGCAAGGGCACAAATGGAAACCAATTTCTTTGGTGTACTTTGGGTTACACAAGCCATTCTCCCAATATTTAGGGCACAACAAAGCGGACACATTATACAAGTTTCAAGTTTCTTGGGTTTGGTAACTTTACCTGTTTTAGGACTTTATAATGCATCAAAATATGCGGTGAACGGATTGAGCGAAACTTTAGCTGCCGAAGTTGCAGGATTTGGTATAAAAGTTAGTTTAATAGAGCCTAATGGCTTTTCTACAGATTGGTCTGGCGCTTCTGCTTTTCAAACTGAACCTAATGAAGTATATGCACCAATTAAAAAAGCTTTTGCAGAAGGAGCAACGCCAGATTCTTGGGGTAATCCTGAAGCAACAACACCTGCTGTTTTGGCTTTAATTGATAGCGAAAACCCTCCTTTACACTTTTTATTAGGCAAAATAGCTTATCCTGGTGTTAAGCAGGTTTATGCAGATCGATTGGCACAATTTGAAGAGTGGAAAGAAGTTTCGGCAAATGCTCACGGTCACTAAAAGATCATTTTAGATAGCTTAAATCACAGTCTATACAGTGAATTGTGTAGATTGTGATGATTACAAAAAAGGCGATGAAACATTATAAAAGCTTGGCAGAATTACATCAGGAAAATGGATTTCCTGCGCCAGAAAATCCCTTGTTCAGTATTTTCCAATGCAATCATGCATGCTCAATGATAGAAAGAGAATTTACAAGCGATTTCTATATGATAGGAGTTAAAAAATTGATTTCAGGTGTAATTAAATACGGACGTACCATATATGATCATGAAAGTGGTTCGATGATGTTCGTAAAACCAAGACAGATTATAGAAATGAAAGAACTTCATTTAGAAGAAGATGGGTTCCTGATTTTTGTTCATGAAGATTTTTTAAATGGACATATTCTTCATGATGAAATTAGAAAGTATCATTATTTCGATTATGAAACCAATGAAGCGTTACATCTATCGCCAAATGAAGAGAAAACCATTTGGGAGTTGTACCGCAAGATTGAAAATGAGTACAATAATAATCAAGATGAGTACAGTAGGGAAATTATGCTGGCAAATTTAGATACGATGCTTAAATATGCCCAACGTTTTTATAAAAGACAATTCATTAATCGATTTGAGATTTCAAGCAAAACAGTAACGAAGTTCATCAAAGAATTAGATCATTACATGGCAAGTGGCTTGTTAGATAGTAAAGGTTTACCCTCTGTTCATTACATGGCAGATAAATTGAATATCTCACCAGGTTATTTATCAGACACCTTAAAGCAAGAAAGTGGTAAAACTGCTTTGGAGCATATTCATATCTATTTAATAGCAGAGGCAAAAAATAGATTGATTGGAGAAACACAATCAGTTTCTGAAATTGCTTACGCCTTAGGCTTCGAGAATTTATCTTATTTCTCGAGATTATTTAAAAGAGAAGTTGGCGTCAGTCCCATTGGCTTTAAAAAACAAGTTTTAAATTAAGGTGGCTTGTGGGTTGCAGGTTTTAGGTTGATAATGGTACGATAGGTTATTCACTAATGAACCAATGTGTTAATGAACTAATAATCTCTTTATTTCACCGTTACATAACTCACTGCGGTCTGGGTACAAACTTTAGCTTCACACTCTTGCATGCGAGACATATTCAATACCGTTTCCCTGGTTTCAGAAATAATGTTATCCCACGATTGTGAAGACCCAAAAACACTAAGTGATTTATCTAAAGATTTTAAGAAATTAAACAGGAAGTAGCCTCCATACTCTAAATTACATCTAGCAATTTCTCCGATAGATGCAGCAGAGGCCACTACAACACCACTTTGTCTTAAAAACAAGTTTTCGCAATTAGATTTGCTCCATTGAATGTTTGAGCGCATGGTACTGGCAAAGGGTTTACTAAACATTTTTTGTTCATCCAAAATGGTATTACAGCAATCGGTTAAAATGAGCTTTAAATGTGCAGACTGTGTCTTTAGCTTACCATAAACTTCTGTTACATTTACGGTATTGGTAGCTGCATCTTGTTTAGGGCTTGTTCGCATATCCATTTGTGGATATGGATTTTGCATATCATTTTCAAAATGATAACCGTG encodes the following:
- a CDS encoding SDR family NAD(P)-dependent oxidoreductase, producing MSKTIIITGASRGFGKIWAKALLKRGDKVAATARNIAHLNDLVEEFGDAVFPIQLDVNDRSACFAAVNQAKAHFGHIDGLINNAGFGLFGAIEETTEEQARAQMETNFFGVLWVTQAILPIFRAQQSGHIIQVSSFLGLVTLPVLGLYNASKYAVNGLSETLAAEVAGFGIKVSLIEPNGFSTDWSGASAFQTEPNEVYAPIKKAFAEGATPDSWGNPEATTPAVLALIDSENPPLHFLLGKIAYPGVKQVYADRLAQFEEWKEVSANAHGH
- a CDS encoding helix-turn-helix domain-containing protein translates to MKHYKSLAELHQENGFPAPENPLFSIFQCNHACSMIEREFTSDFYMIGVKKLISGVIKYGRTIYDHESGSMMFVKPRQIIEMKELHLEEDGFLIFVHEDFLNGHILHDEIRKYHYFDYETNEALHLSPNEEKTIWELYRKIENEYNNNQDEYSREIMLANLDTMLKYAQRFYKRQFINRFEISSKTVTKFIKELDHYMASGLLDSKGLPSVHYMADKLNISPGYLSDTLKQESGKTALEHIHIYLIAEAKNRLIGETQSVSEIAYALGFENLSYFSRLFKREVGVSPIGFKKQVLN